One region of Apus apus isolate bApuApu2 chromosome 6, bApuApu2.pri.cur, whole genome shotgun sequence genomic DNA includes:
- the LSS gene encoding LOW QUALITY PROTEIN: lanosterol synthase (The sequence of the model RefSeq protein was modified relative to this genomic sequence to represent the inferred CDS: deleted 1 base in 1 codon), with amino-acid sequence MAAMMMEASGGARRRGGPRRSAAATELSGWRLRCEGGRQRWRYLRDGGERRGQSALEEHSLGLETDRALPPLPRAGTAPEAARNGMRFYAALQAEDGHWAGDYGGPLFLLPGLLIACHTARIPLPEAVRKEMVRYLRSVQLPDGGWGLHVEDKSTVFGTALNYVALRILGLGPDDPDVVRARVNLHSKGGAVGIPSWGKFWLAVLNVYSWEGMNTLLPEMWLLPTWFPAHPSRLWCHCRQVYLPMSYCYAARLAAEEDELIRSLRQELYVQDYASIDWPAQRSNVAACDVYTPHSWLLGAAYAVMNVYEAHHSSWLRQRAVAELYDHIRADDRFTKCISIGPISKTINMLVRWYVDGKNSPAFQEHVSRIPDYLWLGLDGMKMQGTNGSQLWDTAFAIQAFLEAEAQEMPELESCLQNAHEFLQYTQIPENPPDYQKYYRHMNKGGFPFSTRDCGWIVADCTAEGLRAVMLLQEKCPFIAKPVPPERLFDAVNVLLSLRNSDGGFATYETKRGGHLLELLNPSEVFGDIMIDYTYVECTSSVMQALRHFQDKFPEHRAPEIRETLRKGLDFCRKKQRADGSWEGSWGVCFTYGTWFGLEAFASMEQTYHDGAACREVVQACQFLLSKQMADGGWGEDFESCEQRTYVQSATSQIHNTCWALLGLMAVRYPDISVLERGIKLLIEKQLPNGDWPQENIAGVFNKSCAISYTSYRNVFPIWALGRFCCLHPHSPLAGQLQAQTSSGAGRMVQEALSA; translated from the exons ATGGCGGCGATGATGATGGAGGCGAGCGGCGG ggcccggcggcggggcggcccgagGCGCTCGGCGGCGGCCACGGAGCTGTCGGGCTGGCGGCTGCGCTGCGAGGGCGGGCGGCAGCGCTGGCGGTACCTGCGGGACGGCGGCGAGCGGCGAGGGCAGAGCGCGCTGGAGGAGCACAGCCTGGGCCTGGAGACG GACCGGGCGCTGCCGCCCCTGCCCCGGGCTGGCACGGCCCCGGAGGCGGCCCGCAACGGGATGCGGTTCTACGCGGCGCTGCAGGCCGAGGACGGGCACTGGGCGGGGGATTACGGAGGgcccctcttcctcctgccag GGCTGCTGATCGCCTGCCACACCGCCCGGATCCCGCTGCCCGAGGCCGTTCGGAAGGAGATGGTGCGCTACCTGCGCTCCGTGCAGCTCCCGGACGGCGGCTGGGGCTT GCACGTGGAAGACAAGTCGACCGTGTTTGGCACAGCGCTCAACTACGTGGCCCTGAGGATCCTGGGGCTCGGACCAGACGACCCTGACGTTGTACGGGCCCGTGTCAACCTGCACAGCAAAG GAGGTGCTGTGGGGATCCCTTCCTGGGGGAAGTTTTGGCTGGCTGTCTTGAACGTTTACAGCTGGGAGGGAATGAACACCCTTCTCCCAGAGATGTG GCTGCTCCCCACCTGGTTCCCAGCCCACCCGTCGCGGCTCTGGTGCCACTGCCGCCAGGTTTACCTCCCCATGAGCTACTGCTACGCCGCGCGCCTGGCGGCCGAGGAGGACGAGCTGATACGGAGCCTGCGGCAG GAGCTGTATGTGCAGGACTATGCCAGCATAGACTGGCCAGCCCAGAGGAGCAACGTGGCTGCCTGTGATGTGTACACCCCGCACAgctggctgctgggggctgcctatg ccgTCATGAACGTGTACGAGGCCCACCACAGCAGCTGGCTGCGGCAGCGCGCCGTGGCTGAGCTCTACGACCACATCAGGGCTGACGACAGGTTCACCAAGTGCATCAGCATCGGGCCG ATTTCCAAGACAATCAACATGCTGGTTCGCTGGTATGTGGACGGGAAGAACTCCCCAGCTTTTCAGGAGCACGTTTCCAGGATCCCAGACTACCTCTG GCTGGGCCTCGATGGCATGAAGATGCAG GGTACAAATGGATCCCAGCTCTGGGATACTGCCTTTGCCATCCAGGCCTTCTTGGAG GCGGAAGCCCAGGAGATGCCTGAATTAGAGTCCTGCCTCCAAAATGCCCACGAGTTCCTCCAGTACACCCAG ATCCCAGAGAACCCACCTGACTACCAGAAATATTACCGTCATATGAACAAG GGTGGCTTCCCCTTCAGCACTCGAGACTGTGGCTGGATCGTGGCAGACtgcacagcagaggggctgagggcagtgatgctgctgcaggagaagtGCCCCTTCATAGCCAAGCCTGTC CCCCCCGAGCGCCTCTTCGATGCCGTGAACGTG TTGCTGAGCTTGAGGAACTCGGATGGAGGCTTTGCCACATACGAAACCAAGCGAGGAGGCCACTTACTGGAGCTGCTGAACCCCTCGGAGGTGTTTG GTGACATCATGATTGACTACACCTATGTGGAATGCACATCGTCTGTCATGCAGGCACTGAGGCACTTCCAGGACAAGTTCCCTGAGCACAGAGCCCCAGAGATCAG AGAGACTCTACGGAAGGGCCTGGATTTCTGTCGCAAGAAGCAGCGAGCTGATGGGTCGTGGGAAGG GAGCTGGGGGGTTTGTTTCACCTACGGCAcctggtttgggctggaggCATTTGCCAGTATGGAGCAGACATACCATGATGG GGCTGCATGCCGAGAGGTGGTCCAGGCCTGCCAGTTCCTCCTCTCCAAGCAGATGGCAGATGGTGGGTGGGGAGAGGACTTCGAGTCCTGCGAGCAGCGCACCTACGTGCAGAGTGCCACCTCGCAGATCCACAACACGTGTTGGGCCCTGCTGGGGCTCATGGCTGTCAG GTACCCTGACATCAGTGTGCTGGAAAGGGGCATCAAGCTGTTGATTGAGAAGCAGCTGCCCAATGGAGACTGGCCTCAG GAGAACATTGCTGGGGTCTTCAACAAGTCGTGTGCCATCAGTTACACCTCCTACCGCAACGTCTTCCCCATCTGGGCGCTGGGGAGGTTCTGCTGCCTccatccccacagccccctggctgggcagctgcaggcacagacctcctctggggctggcaggatGGTGCAGGAGGCCTTGTCTGCCTGA